The Neurospora crassa OR74A linkage group IV, whole genome shotgun sequence genome has a segment encoding these proteins:
- a CDS encoding methyltransferase, which yields MASSTATTTTDPIITGTGNARFNADAANWDSNPSIQLATSLAFESYLSRLPSPSELSSFNVLEIGCGTGLLSLLLAPHIRSLTAVDAAEGMIDVLTHKLSPGGTYEQVKNVRPVAALLEDPEDPIIKIDPVTGEAWEGKFDLVISHLVLHHVADLTALFKTIYGTLKPGTGRVVTTDFENFGPEARKFHPEAKMDGVERHGITKEEMEEILKGVGFEEVKVERGFVLQKRVESEPGKGDMEKGPVMEFPFLVCEGRRV from the coding sequence ATGGCATCCTCAACCGCCACTACAACCACTGACCCAATCatcaccggcaccggcaacGCCCGTTTCAACGCCGACGCTGCCAACTGGGACtccaacccatccatccaactcGCCACCTCCCTAGCCTTCGAATCCTACCTTTCCCGCTTGCCTTCTCCCTCAGAACTATCATCTTTCAACGTCCTCGAAATCGGCTGCGGCACTGGCTTGCTatctctccttctcgcgcCCCACATCCGCTCCCTCACAGCCGTTGACGCGGCGGAGGGTATGATCGACGTTCTCACTCACAAGTTATCGCCTGGCGGTACCTATGAGCAAGTGAAGAATGTCCGGCCAGTTGCAGCACTGCTCGAGGACCCGGAAGACCCTATCATCAAAATCGATCCCGTTACGGGGGAGGCGTGGGAGGGCAAGTTCGATTTGGTCATATCGCATCTGGTGTTGCACCACGTTGCTGATCTGACGGCGCTGTTCAAAACCATTTATGGTACCCTGAAACCCGGCACTGGTAGGGTGGTGACGACGGACTTTGAGAATTTCGGTCCGGAAGCGAGGAAGTTTCATCCGGAGGCTAAGATGGATGGGGTGGAGAGGCATGGGATTACCAaggaggaaatggaggagATACTGAAGGGGGTGGGGTTTGAGGAGGTTAAAGTTGAGAGGGGGTTTGTACTGCAGAAGAGGGTGGAGAGTGAGCCAGGGAAGGGGGATATGGAGAAGGGACCGGTGATGGAGTTTCCTTTTTTGGTTTgtgaggggaggagggtttgA